One window of Leptotrichia sp. oral taxon 498 genomic DNA carries:
- a CDS encoding methionine ABC transporter permease, which translates to MRFDWIEFFQFQNMIVPLWETIYMVGIATLISLIIGFPIGILLVTSEEKGIKPNKSLHKILDVILVNITRSIPFIILMVLLLPLMRFIVGTSIGSVPFIIPLALGAAPFVARIIEGALKEVDEGLIEASKSMGATSKEIILKVMIPEALPSLVHGITLTIITLIGYSALAGTIGGGGLGNSAVMDGYQNQNYAIIWQATIVIIVLVQIIQFIGDTIVNKIIEKRKKV; encoded by the coding sequence ATGAGATTTGATTGGATAGAATTTTTTCAATTTCAAAATATGATTGTACCACTTTGGGAAACAATTTATATGGTTGGAATTGCGACTTTAATTTCATTAATTATTGGTTTTCCAATAGGAATTTTGTTGGTTACTTCTGAAGAGAAAGGAATTAAGCCGAATAAATCACTGCATAAAATCTTAGATGTTATTTTGGTAAATATAACAAGATCAATTCCATTTATTATATTAATGGTTTTGTTGCTTCCATTAATGAGATTTATTGTGGGAACTTCCATTGGAAGTGTTCCGTTTATTATACCACTTGCGTTAGGTGCTGCTCCATTTGTTGCAAGAATAATTGAAGGAGCATTAAAAGAAGTGGATGAAGGATTAATAGAAGCTTCAAAATCAATGGGAGCAACTTCTAAAGAAATAATTTTAAAAGTGATGATACCAGAAGCATTGCCTTCGTTAGTACATGGAATTACTTTGACAATTATCACGCTTATTGGGTATTCCGCACTTGCTGGAACTATTGGCGGTGGAGGATTAGGAAATTCGGCTGTAATGGATGGTTATCAAAATCAAAATTATGCAATTATATGGCAAGCTACAATAGTTATTATTGTTTTAGTTCAAATTATACAATTTATTGGAGATACAATTGTAAATAAAATTATTGAAAAAAGAAAAAAAGTATAA
- a CDS encoding MetQ/NlpA family ABC transporter substrate-binding protein, which yields MKKILALLVALALFVVSCGKGEKLKVGATPVPHGEFLKLVKDDLKKQGVDLEIVEFNDYILPNKALADKSIDANFFQHVPYMEDFAKRNNIPLVSVGNVHLEPMALYSKKIKNIKDLKPNDTLIIPNDPTNGGRALILLDKAGIIKLKDNKKLDSTTKDIASNPKKIKIVTLSNEQIAPRLVEVAGAIINSNFAINAGVTKNEIILQEDKNSPYANVVTVLKGNENDPRIQKLMKALQSEKVKKYIEEKYEGRIIPAF from the coding sequence ATGAAAAAAATATTAGCATTGTTAGTTGCACTTGCACTATTTGTAGTGTCTTGCGGAAAAGGGGAAAAATTGAAAGTTGGAGCGACTCCAGTTCCACATGGAGAGTTCCTAAAATTAGTAAAAGATGATTTGAAAAAACAAGGAGTTGATTTGGAAATTGTTGAATTTAACGACTATATTTTGCCGAATAAGGCTCTTGCGGATAAAAGTATAGACGCAAACTTTTTCCAACATGTTCCATATATGGAAGATTTTGCAAAAAGAAATAACATTCCTTTAGTTTCAGTTGGAAATGTGCACTTGGAACCAATGGCGCTTTATTCTAAAAAAATTAAAAATATAAAAGATTTGAAACCGAATGACACATTAATTATTCCAAACGATCCGACAAACGGTGGAAGAGCTTTAATTTTGCTTGACAAAGCGGGAATTATAAAATTAAAAGATAACAAAAAATTGGATTCTACAACTAAAGATATAGCAAGCAATCCTAAAAAAATTAAAATTGTAACTTTGTCAAATGAACAAATTGCACCAAGATTAGTTGAAGTAGCAGGAGCAATCATTAATTCAAACTTTGCAATTAATGCGGGAGTTACTAAAAACGAAATTATTTTGCAGGAAGATAAAAATTCGCCTTATGCAAATGTTGTAACTGTTCTAAAAGGTAATGAAAATGACCCTAGAATACAAAAATTGATGAAAGCGTTGCAAAGTGAAAAAGTAAAAAAATATATTGAAGAAAAATATGAAGGAAGAATTATTCCAGCATTTTAG
- a CDS encoding AAA family ATPase: MEKKAAPVGIENFKELIQDGYYYIDKTLLIDEILITKAKVTLFTRPRRFGKTLNMSMIKYFFDVKNKEENRKLFENLKISSSKYMSEQGKYSVIFISLKDLKGNTWEKCFENLKKTMYKIFNEYEFVREKLNIVEKREFDKIWEMIDSEESFKTSLLDLSNYLCKYYGEKVIILIDEYDAAIINAFDKGYYNEAINFFQVFYSSALKTNDSLKYGILTGITRIIKEGIFSGLNNLYVNTILSKNYSEYFGLLESEVIEMLEYFDMKYRIEEVREWYDGYIFGNKKIYNPWSIVNYAGEKEIKAYWANVSGNTLLENMLYHAGESVYNDLKRFTEGESIEKYISDGTTIKSLLNSDDEIWQLLLYSGYLTKDEKQREIDVTSEYTNIYNLKIPNKEIRKYFGNMFLDRFFGTEIKTDILTKR; this comes from the coding sequence ATGGAGAAAAAAGCGGCTCCCGTAGGAATTGAAAATTTTAAAGAATTGATACAAGACGGATATTATTATATTGACAAAACTTTGTTAATAGATGAAATATTAATAACCAAAGCAAAAGTTACACTTTTTACAAGGCCACGGCGATTTGGAAAAACACTGAATATGTCAATGATAAAATACTTTTTCGATGTAAAAAATAAAGAAGAAAATAGAAAACTTTTTGAAAATTTAAAAATATCTAGCAGTAAATATATGAGTGAACAGGGGAAATATTCTGTTATATTTATTTCACTAAAAGATTTGAAGGGAAATACTTGGGAAAAGTGCTTTGAAAATTTAAAAAAAACAATGTATAAAATTTTTAATGAATACGAATTTGTGCGAGAAAAATTAAATATTGTTGAAAAAAGAGAATTTGATAAAATTTGGGAAATGATAGATAGTGAAGAAAGTTTTAAAACCTCGCTTTTGGATTTATCGAATTATTTGTGTAAATATTACGGAGAAAAAGTAATAATCCTAATAGATGAATATGATGCTGCAATAATAAATGCTTTTGATAAAGGATACTACAATGAAGCAATAAACTTTTTCCAAGTATTTTACAGCTCAGCATTAAAAACAAATGATTCCTTAAAATATGGTATTTTAACTGGAATAACAAGGATTATAAAAGAAGGAATATTTTCAGGATTAAATAATCTTTATGTGAATACAATTCTAAGTAAAAATTACTCAGAGTATTTTGGACTTCTTGAAAGTGAAGTAATTGAAATGCTTGAGTATTTTGATATGAAATACAGAATAGAAGAAGTCAGAGAATGGTATGACGGATACATTTTTGGAAACAAAAAAATTTACAATCCTTGGTCTATTGTGAATTATGCGGGAGAAAAAGAAATAAAAGCGTACTGGGCAAATGTTTCGGGAAATACACTTTTAGAAAATATGCTTTATCACGCTGGAGAAAGTGTTTACAATGATTTAAAAAGGTTTACTGAAGGGGAGAGTATTGAAAAATATATTTCAGATGGGACTACGATAAAAAGCCTTTTAAACAGTGATGATGAAATATGGCAGCTACTTTTATACAGCGGATATTTGACAAAGGATGAAAAGCAAAGAGAGATAGATGTAACTTCAGAATATACGAATATTTACAATTTAAAAATACCAAACAAGGAAATACGAAAGTATTTTGGAAATATGTTTTTAGATAGATTTTTTGGAACAGAAATAAAGACTGATATTTTAACAAAAAGATAG
- a CDS encoding RNA-guided endonuclease TnpB family protein, producing MKYNLAFKYRIYPNKEQELLINKTFGCVRFVYNTLLYTANKIYEETGKNKIITPASLKSENQFLKEVDSLALSNAQLNVKRSFTNFFQKRAKFLRFKSKKNSVKSYTTNCVNNSIRIEENKYLILPKLKKVKLKYHREIPKDYKIKSVTLTNSNGNYYVSVLTEFEKEIQKIPSSDKVIGLDFSMPELFVSSENQRADYPRYFRMLEKKLKKLQKSLSRKVKFSKNWYKQKAKISKLHEYIKNCRRDFLHKLSKKLSEAYNAVVVEDLNMKGMSQALNFGKSIGDNGLGMFLKMLEYKLMFLGKQFLKIDKWFPSSKTCSKCGNIKEELKLSERSYKCECCGIEIDRDYNAALNIKNIGKLMLEY from the coding sequence ATGAAATATAATTTAGCATTCAAATACAGAATTTATCCAAATAAAGAGCAGGAATTATTGATAAACAAGACTTTTGGATGTGTTCGTTTTGTCTACAATACGCTCTTGTATACTGCTAATAAAATTTATGAAGAAACCGGAAAAAATAAAATAATTACACCTGCCAGTTTGAAAAGTGAAAATCAATTTTTAAAAGAAGTGGACAGTCTGGCACTTTCAAATGCTCAATTGAATGTAAAACGATCGTTTACGAATTTTTTTCAGAAGAGGGCAAAGTTTCTAAGGTTCAAATCTAAAAAGAATAGTGTTAAAAGTTATACGACAAATTGTGTGAATAATTCGATACGAATTGAAGAAAATAAATATTTGATTTTGCCAAAATTGAAAAAAGTAAAATTGAAATATCATAGAGAAATACCAAAGGATTACAAGATAAAGTCGGTAACATTGACAAACAGTAATGGAAATTACTATGTTTCTGTTTTGACGGAATTTGAAAAAGAAATTCAAAAAATACCAAGTAGCGATAAAGTAATTGGGCTTGATTTTTCAATGCCTGAATTATTTGTCAGTTCTGAAAACCAAAGGGCTGATTATCCAAGATATTTTAGGATGCTGGAGAAAAAATTGAAGAAATTACAGAAATCATTGTCAAGAAAAGTGAAATTTTCTAAAAATTGGTATAAGCAAAAAGCGAAAATATCGAAATTACATGAGTATATCAAAAATTGTCGAAGAGATTTTCTACATAAATTATCGAAAAAATTGTCTGAAGCGTATAATGCTGTAGTTGTTGAGGATTTGAATATGAAAGGGATGAGCCAGGCATTAAATTTTGGGAAAAGTATAGGAGATAATGGGTTGGGAATGTTTTTGAAAATGCTTGAGTACAAGTTGATGTTTTTGGGAAAGCAATTTTTGAAGATAGATAAGTGGTTTCCATCGTCGAAAACTTGCAGTAAATGTGGAAATATTAAAGAGGAACTGAAATTATCAGAAAGAAGTTATAAATGTGAATGCTGTGGGATTGAAATTGATAGAGATTACAATGCGGCACTGAATATAAAAAACATTGGGAAATTGATGTTGGAATATTAG
- a CDS encoding autotransporter-associated N-terminal domain-containing protein has protein sequence MTNDLRILKKELKSFAKRVKDFKYTDSALITFLLTGLIMLSGISLNLYSDEIKTQQEAINTSIFQLQKDFKRARQENNKLLRNTNLELIQLMEQGDHVVKSPWGSFQFGSNYVYNDWKGTYKGRGDKKEAVKYARENDKFGTYAGAKQGTTELKRVIEPISAVPVDAAVRPKTVTIDAIAGASAPVIKTPTLNVNVSSVTPSTASVPSITPPKVNIPGVNMNSVSGFTLFFPSSGYFLPNKPTNVDGTYDITPSDLPGFSGMIPAGGQNDYIGYHYFAAGGGITTATPVTATMRGHGVANNIRDATTYYGGGSRYAFVDDVRNYTGGGPSITPNSQVKFTLRNEANIELRGPAIAAILNEETDWTDGKTTTNITNMGSINDENENITGSYSGTLLEKASGGTYTKTITANSKNKIGYKVGMTQTVEETIDHTSGTNYEFYNGDGIASASFKGFATFDSTLETAIRNNPTLTSLGTTGTKTKIDGTSNKFSQDGVIHFNGDYSTGIQVASENRPVISGAWPSGTPSTWSDTNSRSLVRATNKSNGYIQMDGSHSYGMKLSGTALFVDDKDYIQKLAETDIKKISSHMVNEGLILISGSYDTAINKEGSSAGIAKLKEAKWSSLKTIFNNGKIYVGGYNNSGILLESIYDDTVTNNGNITIDKAYNLFNNPDNSVNFSNAVAESNAGIRVQSYYDTTPPMGNAEGSPEGINNGTINVNNGEGNVGIYVLDVDSNGGTIPSASGKNILGNNTGTININGGKNVGMMAQDKSGAANFKTIIRNSGTINVGGKGSIGMYTNDKASFAEQNGGTIAASSNNVGVVNNGTFDFKGGTIKATGVNSVGVYSKNGTNSTTTIGTGTPNSATLNVSDGGVGLYADDGSTQTLKGLNADVSGTDKAGSILFYNIKSQSATSGGKFDVANANAGNATIGKYSFAFYTNDNLFSGGTTFAQFLNDWIGASGPGVKLTMKPGSSLLLDDVSDAGNKNVLFSNITPITGPTLQNKSSKIVATLTGDYQYLTVKGADVKIDETNYDLSDVNNKLNKVSIYDSNITVNNGTTVHDGASPNVAASTNLVSQGYILGVNNGRTLTNKGTITMNSTTPALKTLVAIGTDDKTHTVASKAVNDGTITSKINDGIGIYVGDGAEGTNNSGKSITMDGIKAFGIVGSEANTENKGDITINGVSSIGMYSVEDPLAVLDKKAKNSGNITTTGDNNIAMVGDNSDILNDTTGKINLNNSNNNVGMYTSAKGTITNNGTIKGIDKTIGIYGKDKIELGSSSSITVGDSGVALYSSTGDVKVNPGAKIELIKGGSGSTPADNATGVFVDNSRGTASTVNIDVHDLVQSNLGKNSYGYFFKDVNTLNYTNSNGSNPITLDDGSIFIYSDATNGNVHNAQDLTSVGNGVIGLYQTGGTITNTGKLEFNTGTKNTAVYTVNGVATNQAAGSIEVGASNFGMVTTGGFLTNDGKINITANKGTGMYSSSLNAITNNGIVTTATGVTDAVGIYGKTVNNTSSGKITVGDANVGIYSNDGDITNDGTISVGNNKAIGIYTVGSNQNINTNAGSTLSIGDDSFGFVDAGKGNTITSYANPVTLGSDAIYAYQNDNTGKIVNYTPLASSGDRNYGLYGNGTTENYGTIDFSNGNGNVGIYSTNGGVATNFGTIKVGPSNTSAKEYGVGMATGYYDEATNKTSNEGTIINRGTIEVSKANTMGMYAVGPGSKAINYGTINLSGRDTIGMYLDRGAHGENWGTIQTTVSGLRGVKGIYLSNGSYIKNYGTINIAASDIKSAGIWADTQSFPNAEENSSGRNPITGASQTGTSTPLIKVVTADDMKEMGGVTIKVPPRMTPVTVTDAQGNVIPIVKVDTDTPAPNPVSVTVTSPSGITTLNLAVNNMQNFPSASEATSIGMYVDTSGVNYTNPIQGLNNLVGLEDISLYFGPEASRYTTSKAIEIGDNILKPYNDALRGLVTAGTTLYVTSPSLTWMAQPTKDPSTGLLDKVYLVKVPYTAFAKDGDDQTYNFLAGLEKRYGVEGLGTQEKLIFDKISSLTGGEGHILAQAIDEMKGHQYSNIQQRTKETGDILNNEFSYLQNEWENPTKDSSKIKAFGQRGEYKTDTAGVVDYASNAYGVAYVHEKEGVTLGNKTGWYAGAVTNHFKFKDLGRSREDQTMMKAGIFKTVSPAKDHNGSLQWTISGEAFAGANHMKRRYWVVDDTFEAKSDYATYGVALRNELGKDIRTSERTSIRPYGALNLEYGRYTGIKEDGPMALEVRGNDYISVQPEAGVSFNYRQPVGLKSSLKASLAAAYTNELGEVNDVKNKAKLRGADAPHYELRGDKENRKGSGKFDLNLGFENTRFGVTVNAGYDTKGENVRGGIGFRAIY, from the coding sequence ATGACAAATGATTTGAGAATTCTAAAAAAAGAATTGAAATCTTTTGCAAAAAGAGTTAAAGATTTTAAATACACCGATTCGGCACTTATTACTTTCTTACTTACTGGGCTAATAATGCTTAGCGGTATTTCACTTAATCTTTACTCAGATGAAATCAAGACACAGCAGGAAGCAATAAACACATCAATATTCCAGCTGCAAAAGGACTTTAAGCGTGCAAGGCAGGAAAACAATAAACTTTTGAGAAATACGAATTTAGAATTGATTCAGTTAATGGAACAGGGGGATCATGTAGTAAAATCACCTTGGGGCAGTTTTCAGTTTGGTTCAAACTATGTGTATAACGACTGGAAAGGGACTTACAAAGGTCGTGGAGATAAAAAAGAAGCTGTAAAATATGCAAGAGAAAATGACAAGTTTGGGACTTATGCGGGAGCAAAGCAGGGGACTACTGAGTTGAAAAGGGTTATTGAACCGATTTCAGCTGTGCCTGTGGATGCAGCGGTTAGACCAAAAACTGTAACTATAGATGCTATAGCTGGTGCTTCAGCTCCAGTTATAAAAACACCAACTTTGAATGTTAATGTGTCAAGTGTGACACCATCGACTGCATCGGTTCCATCTATAACACCGCCGAAGGTTAATATTCCTGGTGTTAATATGAATTCTGTTAGTGGATTTACATTATTTTTTCCTAGTTCAGGATATTTTTTACCTAACAAACCTACAAATGTTGATGGCACATATGATATAACACCTAGTGATTTGCCAGGTTTTTCAGGTATGATTCCTGCTGGTGGTCAAAATGATTATATAGGATATCATTATTTTGCTGCTGGTGGTGGTATAACCACAGCAACTCCTGTAACAGCAACTATGAGGGGACATGGAGTAGCAAATAATATTAGAGATGCTACTACTTATTATGGTGGTGGAAGTCGATATGCATTTGTTGATGATGTGAGAAATTATACTGGTGGTGGCCCTAGTATAACACCTAATTCTCAAGTAAAATTCACTTTGCGAAATGAAGCTAATATTGAGTTAAGAGGACCTGCAATAGCTGCCATATTAAATGAAGAAACAGATTGGACAGACGGTAAAACAACTACTAATATTACAAATATGGGAAGTATTAATGATGAAAATGAAAATATAACTGGTTCATATAGTGGAACATTATTAGAAAAGGCATCTGGAGGAACTTATACTAAGACGATTACAGCAAACTCTAAAAATAAGATTGGTTATAAAGTGGGTATGACACAGACTGTTGAAGAAACTATTGATCATACAAGTGGTACTAACTATGAATTTTATAATGGTGATGGTATAGCAAGTGCTTCTTTTAAGGGCTTTGCTACTTTTGACTCAACATTGGAAACTGCTATTAGAAATAATCCGACTCTTACTTCACTTGGTACAACAGGAACGAAGACAAAAATTGATGGAACAAGCAATAAATTTTCACAAGATGGGGTAATACATTTTAATGGAGATTATTCGACAGGAATACAAGTTGCTTCTGAAAATAGACCGGTTATTAGTGGGGCGTGGCCTTCGGGGACTCCTAGTACTTGGAGTGATACTAATTCACGTTCATTAGTTAGAGCTACCAATAAATCAAATGGCTATATTCAAATGGATGGTTCACATTCTTACGGGATGAAATTATCAGGGACGGCTCTGTTTGTTGATGATAAAGATTATATTCAAAAGTTAGCAGAAACTGATATAAAGAAGATATCTTCTCATATGGTAAATGAAGGTTTAATTTTAATTTCAGGTTCGTATGACACAGCAATAAATAAAGAGGGTTCGTCTGCCGGTATTGCAAAATTAAAAGAAGCAAAATGGTCTTCGTTAAAAACAATATTCAATAATGGTAAAATTTATGTAGGAGGTTATAATAATTCAGGAATTTTATTGGAATCAATTTATGATGATACTGTAACAAATAATGGAAATATTACTATTGATAAAGCATATAATTTGTTCAATAATCCTGATAATTCAGTTAATTTTTCTAATGCCGTTGCTGAAAGTAATGCTGGAATAAGAGTTCAGAGTTATTATGATACAACACCACCAATGGGTAATGCAGAAGGGAGTCCTGAAGGGATAAATAATGGGACAATAAATGTTAATAATGGAGAAGGAAATGTTGGTATATATGTTCTGGACGTCGATAGTAATGGTGGTACTATTCCTTCAGCTAGTGGAAAAAATATTTTAGGTAATAATACTGGTACTATTAATATTAATGGTGGAAAAAACGTTGGTATGATGGCACAAGATAAGTCTGGAGCAGCTAATTTCAAAACTATTATTAGAAATAGTGGAACTATAAATGTTGGTGGTAAAGGTTCAATAGGTATGTATACAAATGACAAAGCTTCTTTTGCTGAACAAAATGGCGGAACTATTGCTGCCTCTTCAAACAATGTAGGAGTTGTAAATAACGGAACCTTTGATTTCAAAGGTGGAACAATAAAAGCAACTGGAGTAAATTCAGTGGGAGTCTATTCTAAAAATGGTACAAACTCAACTACCACTATAGGTACTGGTACTCCAAATTCAGCAACATTAAATGTTTCTGATGGTGGAGTAGGACTTTATGCAGACGATGGTTCCACACAAACTTTAAAAGGATTGAATGCCGATGTTTCAGGAACTGATAAGGCTGGATCAATTTTATTTTATAACATTAAGTCACAATCAGCAACAAGTGGTGGAAAATTTGATGTAGCAAATGCAAATGCTGGTAATGCAACAATAGGTAAATATTCATTTGCTTTTTATACTAACGATAATTTATTTTCAGGTGGAACTACATTTGCTCAATTTTTAAATGATTGGATTGGTGCATCAGGACCAGGAGTGAAATTAACAATGAAGCCTGGTTCAAGTTTATTGTTAGATGATGTAAGTGATGCTGGAAATAAAAATGTATTATTCAGTAATATAACACCTATAACAGGACCAACTTTACAAAATAAAAGTAGTAAAATAGTAGCGACACTTACTGGAGATTATCAATATTTAACAGTAAAAGGGGCAGATGTAAAAATAGACGAAACAAATTATGATTTGTCAGACGTAAATAATAAGTTAAATAAAGTTTCAATATATGACTCAAATATAACTGTAAATAATGGAACAACTGTTCATGATGGGGCTTCTCCTAATGTAGCGGCATCAACTAATTTAGTCAGTCAAGGGTATATTCTTGGAGTAAATAACGGAAGAACCTTGACTAACAAAGGAACAATTACAATGAATTCTACAACGCCGGCATTAAAAACATTGGTTGCAATAGGAACTGATGACAAGACACATACAGTAGCTTCAAAAGCTGTAAATGATGGAACTATCACAAGTAAAATCAATGATGGAATTGGAATTTATGTTGGAGACGGTGCAGAAGGTACTAATAATAGTGGTAAATCTATAACAATGGACGGAATAAAAGCGTTTGGCATAGTCGGTTCAGAAGCTAATACAGAAAATAAAGGTGACATTACAATTAATGGAGTATCGTCAATAGGAATGTATTCTGTTGAAGATCCTTTGGCAGTTTTAGATAAAAAAGCAAAAAATAGTGGAAATATAACGACAACTGGAGACAATAACATTGCAATGGTTGGAGATAATTCCGATATATTAAATGACACAACTGGAAAAATTAATTTAAATAATTCTAATAACAATGTTGGAATGTATACAAGTGCTAAAGGAACAATTACAAATAATGGAACTATTAAAGGAATAGATAAAACAATAGGAATTTATGGAAAAGATAAAATTGAATTGGGAAGCAGCTCAAGTATAACAGTTGGAGATTCAGGAGTTGCCTTATATTCAAGTACAGGAGATGTTAAAGTTAATCCTGGCGCTAAGATTGAATTGATAAAAGGTGGAAGCGGGTCAACACCAGCTGACAATGCAACAGGAGTATTTGTAGATAATTCTCGTGGTACAGCTTCAACTGTAAATATAGATGTGCATGATTTAGTTCAAAGTAATCTTGGTAAAAACTCTTATGGATATTTCTTTAAAGATGTGAATACTTTAAATTATACAAATTCAAATGGAAGCAATCCAATTACATTAGATGACGGTTCTATTTTCATTTATTCTGATGCAACAAATGGAAATGTACATAATGCACAGGATTTAACTTCTGTAGGTAATGGAGTAATTGGTCTATACCAAACTGGCGGAACAATTACAAATACTGGAAAACTTGAATTTAATACAGGAACTAAAAATACCGCAGTATATACTGTAAATGGAGTGGCTACAAACCAAGCAGCTGGATCAATTGAGGTAGGTGCTTCCAATTTTGGTATGGTAACAACAGGTGGATTTTTAACAAATGATGGAAAAATTAACATAACAGCAAATAAAGGTACTGGTATGTATTCATCTAGTTTAAATGCAATAACAAATAATGGTATAGTAACAACAGCAACAGGTGTAACTGATGCAGTTGGTATTTACGGTAAAACTGTAAATAATACATCAAGCGGTAAAATTACTGTTGGAGATGCCAATGTAGGTATTTATTCCAACGATGGAGATATAACAAATGATGGAACTATTTCAGTTGGGAATAATAAAGCAATTGGTATCTATACGGTTGGTTCTAATCAAAACATCAATACAAATGCAGGTTCCACACTTAGCATAGGAGATGACTCATTTGGATTTGTGGACGCAGGAAAAGGGAACACGATAACATCATACGCAAATCCAGTAACTCTTGGAAGCGATGCAATCTATGCTTACCAGAATGACAATACAGGAAAGATAGTAAACTACACTCCATTGGCATCATCAGGGGACAGAAACTACGGACTTTATGGAAACGGGACTACTGAAAACTACGGAACAATAGACTTCTCAAATGGAAACGGTAACGTAGGAATTTATTCAACAAACGGCGGAGTAGCGACAAACTTTGGAACAATAAAAGTGGGACCTTCAAACACAAGTGCAAAAGAATATGGTGTAGGCATGGCAACAGGATACTATGATGAGGCAACAAATAAAACTTCAAATGAAGGAACAATCATAAACAGAGGGACAATAGAAGTAAGCAAGGCGAACACAATGGGAATGTATGCAGTGGGGCCTGGCTCAAAAGCGATAAACTACGGAACTATAAACCTATCGGGAAGAGATACGATAGGAATGTATCTTGACAGGGGTGCACATGGTGAAAACTGGGGGACAATCCAGACAACTGTATCAGGACTTAGAGGAGTAAAAGGAATTTATCTTTCAAACGGAAGCTACATAAAGAACTACGGGACAATAAACATAGCGGCTTCAGATATTAAGAGTGCAGGGATCTGGGCAGATACTCAGTCGTTCCCGAACGCTGAAGAAAATTCAAGCGGAAGAAACCCGATAACAGGGGCAAGCCAGACAGGAACTTCGACACCGCTAATAAAAGTGGTGACAGCGGATGACATGAAGGAAATGGGAGGAGTGACAATAAAAGTTCCGCCAAGAATGACGCCTGTGACAGTGACAGATGCGCAAGGGAATGTGATACCGATAGTAAAAGTTGACACAGACACTCCAGCACCGAATCCGGTGTCAGTAACGGTGACATCGCCATCAGGGATAACAACATTGAATCTGGCGGTAAACAATATGCAGAACTTCCCGTCAGCTTCGGAAGCGACAAGCATCGGAATGTATGTGGACACGTCAGGGGTAAACTACACAAATCCGATACAGGGGCTTAACAACTTAGTCGGGCTTGAGGATATAAGCCTGTACTTTGGACCGGAAGCTTCGAGATACACAACGTCTAAAGCCATAGAAATAGGGGACAACATTTTGAAGCCCTACAATGATGCGCTAAGAGGGCTTGTCACAGCAGGAACGACATTGTATGTAACTTCGCCGAGCCTTACTTGGATGGCGCAGCCTACGAAAGATCCGTCGACAGGACTTCTGGACAAGGTGTACCTGGTAAAAGTTCCTTATACAGCGTTTGCAAAAGACGGGGATGACCAGACATACAACTTCCTGGCAGGGCTTGAAAAGAGATACGGAGTCGAAGGACTGGGGACACAGGAGAAACTGATATTCGACAAGATAAGCAGCCTAACTGGCGGAGAAGGTCACATACTGGCACAAGCGATTGACGAGATGAAGGGTCACCAGTATTCAAATATCCAGCAGAGAACAAAGGAAACAGGGGATATTTTGAACAACGAGTTCAGCTACCTGCAGAATGAATGGGAAAACCCTACGAAAGACAGCAGCAAGATAAAAGCATTTGGTCAGAGAGGGGAATACAAGACAGACACAGCTGGAGTGGTAGACTACGCAAGCAACGCCTACGGGGTGGCCTATGTTCACGAGAAGGAAGGCGTGACGCTTGGAAACAAGACAGGATGGTATGCAGGAGCGGTAACAAACCACTTTAAATTCAAAGATTTGGGAAGATCAAGGGAAGACCAGACAATGATGAAAGCTGGAATCTTTAAGACAGTGTCGCCAGCAAAAGACCACAATGGCTCACTGCAATGGACAATATCAGGGGAAGCGTTTGCAGGAGCGAACCATATGAAGCGAAGATACTGGGTTGTAGACGACACATTTGAAGCGAAATCAGATTACGCGACATATGGAGTGGCGCTAAGAAATGAACTTGGAAAGGACATCAGAACGAGCGAGAGAACAAGCATAAGACCATACGGGGCGCTAAACTTGGAATATGGAAGATACACAGGAATAAAGGAAGATGGGCCGATGGCGCTTGAAGTGAGAGGAAACGACTACATTTCAGTGCAGCCGGAAGCGGGAGTTTCATTCAACTACAGACAGCCTGTGGGATTAAAGAGCAGCCTGAAAGCAAGCTTGGCAGCCGCCTATACAAATGAGCTTGGGGAAGTGAATGATGTCAAGAACAAAGCCAAATTGAGAGGGGCGGATGCGCCGCACTATGAACTTCGCGGAGATAAGGAAAATCGGAAAGGAAGCGGAAAGTTTGACTTGAATTTAGGATTTGAGAACACAAGATTTGGAGTGACAGTAAACGCCGGATACGATACAAAGGGAGAAAATGTAAGAGGAGGTATCGGATTCAGAGCGATTTACTAA